The Calditerrivibrio nitroreducens DSM 19672 genome window below encodes:
- a CDS encoding undecaprenyl-diphosphate phosphatase — protein sequence MSLFDAILLGLLQGLTEFLPVSSSGHLVIAQSLLKNFKEPSLLFDTILHFATFCSVLIYFRSKILKLFTAFLGFFFYKYRVTYYDNKRFLWALFTASIPTAIIGLSLEQYSETLFNVPVYAGYGLIITSILLVLSDRYKGNYKIDPTKGFLVGIVQGIAVIPGISRSGSTVAASLFLGIKREEAVEFSFLMALPAVFGATLLQARHITSIESDQILNYIIAALVAFVSAFFAIHFMIQFVKKAKLSYFGLYCLILGIITVIWL from the coding sequence ATGAGTTTATTTGATGCTATTTTATTGGGATTATTGCAGGGGCTTACAGAATTTTTGCCGGTGAGTAGTTCAGGACATCTGGTAATTGCCCAATCACTTTTGAAAAACTTTAAAGAACCATCACTACTTTTCGATACAATACTGCATTTTGCCACATTCTGTTCGGTTTTGATCTATTTCAGATCAAAAATATTAAAACTTTTTACTGCCTTTTTGGGATTTTTTTTCTATAAGTATAGAGTAACCTATTACGATAATAAACGTTTTCTATGGGCGTTATTTACCGCATCCATCCCCACAGCAATTATAGGGTTGTCATTAGAACAATATTCCGAAACATTATTTAACGTCCCGGTATATGCAGGATATGGACTGATAATTACTTCTATTTTGTTAGTTTTGTCTGATAGGTATAAGGGTAATTATAAGATAGATCCCACAAAAGGTTTTCTCGTAGGTATTGTTCAGGGGATTGCAGTGATACCTGGGATTTCAAGGTCTGGTTCAACAGTTGCCGCTTCATTGTTTTTAGGAATAAAAAGGGAAGAAGCAGTTGAGTTCTCTTTTTTGATGGCGTTACCTGCAGTCTTTGGTGCAACACTTTTGCAGGCAAGGCATATCACATCCATTGAAAGTGATCAGATATTAAACTATATCATTGCAGCGCTGGTAGCATTCGTTTCGGCATTCTTTGCCATTCATTTTATGATTCAATTTGTAAAAAAAGCTAAATTATCATATTTTGGGCTTTATTGTCTCATACTTGGAATAATTACTGTAATATGGCTGTGA